A genomic stretch from Mycobacterium malmoense includes:
- a CDS encoding DUF5130 domain-containing protein, whose product MAPGEVATIEPTELPKGSVITTSGRISGVTQPGELSVHYPFPIKDLVAIDDALKYASRASGARFAIYLGDLGSDTAARAREILAKVSTPNNAVLLAVSPNQSVIEVVYGSQVRGRGAESAAPLGVAAASSAFEQGHLVDGLVSAIRVLSAGISPA is encoded by the coding sequence GTGGCACCTGGTGAGGTAGCGACGATCGAGCCCACCGAGCTGCCCAAGGGCTCGGTGATCACCACCAGCGGACGGATCTCGGGTGTCACCCAGCCCGGAGAGCTATCCGTGCACTACCCGTTTCCGATCAAAGACCTCGTCGCCATCGACGACGCCCTGAAATACGCTTCGCGGGCGTCCGGGGCGCGGTTCGCCATCTACCTCGGCGACCTGGGTAGCGACACCGCCGCGCGGGCTCGCGAGATTCTGGCCAAGGTATCCACGCCGAACAACGCGGTGCTGCTCGCCGTCTCGCCTAACCAGTCCGTCATCGAGGTGGTGTACGGCTCACAGGTCCGCGGGCGCGGCGCCGAGTCGGCCGCACCGCTGGGAGTGGCCGCCGCTTCATCGGCGTTCGAACAGGGTCACCTGGTCGACGGGCTGGTCAGCGCCATCCGCGTGCTCAGCGCGGGGATCTCCCCGGCCTAA
- the ctaJ gene encoding aa3-type cytochrome oxidase subunit CtaJ: protein MEIHLFFIGIPLLLVAVLSALVWSHKGPHPATYKLSEKWTHPPILWAATDEDVGGAHGGHGTSEFSVGGGASGTW from the coding sequence CTGGAGATTCACCTCTTCTTCATCGGAATCCCGCTGTTGCTGGTGGCCGTGCTGTCGGCGCTGGTCTGGTCGCACAAGGGACCCCATCCCGCGACCTACAAGTTGTCGGAGAAGTGGACACATCCGCCGATCCTGTGGGCTGCCACCGACGAGGACGTCGGCGGTGCGCACGGCGGACATGGCACATCGGAGTTTTCGGTTGGAGGTGGCGCCAGTGGCACCTGGTGA
- a CDS encoding HNH endonuclease — MAQGKRRRSHRSSGAAAGLTGPATASCLHSVDSHPPTRHETVSVWSRRRVLLLNSTYEPLTALPMRRAIIMVICGKADVVHDDPAGPVIHSATRSIVVPSVIQLRSYVRVPYRARVPMTRAALMHRDRFCCAYCGAKADTVDHVVPRSRGGDHSWENCVACCSTCNHRKGDKLLTELGWALRRVPLPPTGQHWRLLSTVKELDPAWARYLGEGAA; from the coding sequence ATGGCGCAGGGCAAGAGACGCCGCAGCCACCGCAGTTCCGGTGCCGCGGCAGGGCTAACCGGACCCGCAACCGCGTCATGCCTGCACAGTGTCGATAGCCATCCGCCCACCCGCCACGAGACCGTGTCGGTGTGGAGCCGCCGGCGGGTGTTGCTGCTGAATTCCACCTACGAGCCGCTGACCGCGCTGCCGATGCGGCGGGCCATCATCATGGTGATCTGCGGCAAGGCCGACGTGGTGCACGACGACCCCGCCGGACCGGTGATCCACTCGGCGACCAGGTCGATCGTGGTGCCGTCGGTGATCCAGCTGCGGTCCTACGTGCGGGTTCCCTACCGCGCCCGGGTCCCGATGACCCGGGCCGCGCTCATGCACCGCGACCGTTTCTGCTGCGCCTATTGCGGGGCGAAGGCCGACACCGTCGACCACGTGGTGCCGCGCAGCCGCGGAGGCGACCACTCCTGGGAGAACTGCGTCGCGTGCTGCTCGACGTGCAACCACCGCAAGGGCGACAAGCTGCTCACCGAGCTTGGCTGGGCGCTGCGCCGGGTACCACTGCCGCCGACGGGCCAGCACTGGCGGCTGCTGTCGACGGTCAAGGAACTGGATCCGGCCTGGGCTCGATACCTCGGTGAGGGCGCGGCCTGA
- a CDS encoding globin yields the protein MDQVSFYDAVGGAETFKTIVSRFYAQVPEDEILRDLYPPDDLAGAEERLRMFLEQYWGGPRTYSDRRGHPRLRMRHAPFRITPIERDAWLRCMHTAVASIDSRTLDDEHRRELLGYLEMAAHSLVNSPI from the coding sequence ATGGATCAAGTGAGCTTCTACGACGCTGTCGGCGGTGCCGAGACGTTCAAAACGATCGTGTCGCGCTTCTATGCGCAGGTCCCCGAAGACGAGATCCTTCGCGACCTGTATCCCCCAGACGACCTGGCCGGCGCCGAAGAACGGTTGCGCATGTTCCTCGAGCAGTACTGGGGCGGCCCGCGAACCTACTCCGACCGGCGCGGACACCCGCGGCTGCGGATGCGTCACGCCCCGTTCCGGATCACCCCCATCGAGCGCGACGCCTGGCTGCGGTGCATGCACACCGCCGTCGCGTCCATCGACTCGCGCACCCTGGACGACGAGCACCGCCGCGAGTTGCTCGGCTACCTGGAGATGGCCGCCCACTCCCTCGTCAACTCACCGATTTGA